The DNA segment cttctatgagaagagtcttcatcaagggacagagcatactcaacaaaggaaaatttccttctttctgcagaggccGGTCTtcctagattattcccacagaatcaccagaagaagacatctgcaggaatatgATGCTAGATGATCCGACTATTTGGCCGCtgtgacagagatcttctatgagagagtctttatcaagggacagagcatactcgaaggaaaagttccttttttCTGAAGAGCTGGTATGCGCTGACAGAAAAAGATCTTCTACTTtctgacagagatcttctatgagaagaTCTTCTATGAACGAGTCTCATCAAGacgagcatactcgaaggaaaatttccttcgtctgcagagccggtcttctagattattccacagAATGACTAGAAAGACGAGTATTTCGCCCGGGAAGACATCTTTGCAGATAGCTCTAGATTATTCGACTATTTTTGCCCGCTTGAACGAGgatcttctatgagaagagtcttcatcgagggacagagcatactcgaaggaaaagttccttctttctgcagagccggtcttctagattattcctagagaatgaccagagggaagacatctgcaggaatagatctagatatccgactatttgcccgctttgacagagagatcttctatgagaagagtcttcatcaagggacagagcatactcaaaggaaaattcccttctttctgcagagccggtcttctagattattcccacagaatcactagaaggaagacatctgcaggaatagatttagatatccgactatttgcccgctttgacagagattctagagagagtcttcatcaagggaaagagcatactcaaaggaaaggTTCCTTTTTTTCTCGCAGAGCCCGGtctctagattattcccacagaatcacCAGAcagaagacatctgcaggaattgatctagatatccgactatttgcccgctgtgacagagatcttctattagaagagtctttatcaagggacagagcatactcgaatgAAAAGTTCccactttctgcagagccggtcttctagattattcccacaaaatgaccagaagaaagatatctgcaggaatagatttagatatccgactatttgcccgctttgacagagatcttctatgagaagagtcttcatcaagggacagagcatactctaaggaaaagttccttctttctgcagagcctgtATTCTAGATCATTCCTagagaatgaccagaaggaagacatacTGCAtaatagctctagatatccgactatttgcccgctttgacagagatcttttatgagaagagtcttcatcaagggacagagcatactcgaaggaaaagttccctctttctgaAGAGCtggtcttctaaattattcccacagaatgaccagaagaaagGTATCTGtaggaatagatttagatatccgactatttgcccgctttgacagagatcttctatgagaagagtcttcatcaagggacagagcatactcgaaggaaaatttcctactttctgcagagccggtcttctagattattcccacagaatgactagaaggaagacatctgcaggaatagatctagatatccgactatttgcccgctttgacagagagatcttctatgagaagagtcttcatcaagggacagagcatactcaaaggaaaattcccttctttctgcagagccggtcttctagattattcccacagaatcacTAGAAGGAAGACACCTGCAGGTAAAAAGAGATTTAGATATTCCGACTATTTTGCCCACCCGCTTTGACCAGAGATCTTCTTATGAAAGACGTCCCTTTCATAATTCcggggacagagcatactcgaaggaaaagttccttttttctgcagagccggtcttctagattattcccacagaatcacCAGAtagaagacatctgcaggaattgatctagatatccgactatttgcccgctgtgacagagatcttctattagaagagtctttatcaagggacagagcatacttgaatgaaaagttccctctttctgcagagccggtcttctagattattcccacaaaaTGACCAAAAGAAAGATATTTGcaggaatagatttagatatccgactatttgcccgctttgacagagatcttctatgagaagagtcttcatcaagggacagagcatactctaaggaaaagttccttctttctgcagagcctgtATTCTAGATCATTCCTagagaatgaccagaaggaagacatctgcaggaatagctctagatatccgactatttgcccgctttgacagagatcttctatgagaagagtcttcatcaagggacagagcatactcgaaggaaaagttccttctttctgcagagccggtcttctagattattcctagagaatgaccagaaggaaggacATCTgtcaggaatagatctagatagcCGACtcatttgcccgctttgacagagagaCCTTCTATGAGAAGAGTCAAGTTGCAGGTCCACAGGTttacagagcatactcaaaggaaaattcccttctttctgcagagccggtcttctagattattcccacagaatcactagaaggaagacatctgcaggaatagatctagatatccgactatttgcccgctttgacagagatcttctatgagaagagtcttcatcaagggacatagcatacttgaagggaaggttccttttttctgcagagccggtcttctagattattccaacagaatcatcttctGTTGTTCTCTGGCatccctctggtggccttctggtgtCATTCTGGTGTCTTTCTGGCTGCTGTCCAAACAGCTATTGGCTCTCAAGCTGAGAGTTCTTTCTTAATCTtctgaacagctgttggctctaatcttgagagctggtcctccttcctccaaacagctgtggGCTCTCAAACTGATAGCGTGTCCTCCAGCCTCTGAACAGCTGATAGccctcatcctgagagctggtcctccttcctccgaattAATGTTGTCTTGCATCGTGAGAGCTGGCTCttatcctgagagctggtcctccttcctccgaattAATGTTGTCTTGCATCGTGAGAGCTGGCTCttatcctgagagctggtcctccttcctccaaaaaatgttggctctcatcctgacaGCTGACTCTCGTCCTGAGAGGTGGTCCTCCTGATATCTTCTAAGTGGTAATCCTCTGACTTTTCAACTCCTAGGGCGAAATGAATAGGTCACAGACTAGCCTGGCGACTGTGAAGTCGAACACACACCAAAGGCAGCTAAGGAGGGATCCCAGCCACGCATTCAGAGGTAATCCTGCTAAGGAACCTCGGAAGGTGTGGGGGAACGCCTTCAGAGGAACCtcggaagggtgggggggggggggggatcctgcTTAGGAACCTCGGAATGCCTGGGGGAAATCCTTCAGAGGAACCTCGCAAGGCATGGGGGAATGCCTTCAAAGGAACCTAGGAAGGATCTTGGAATCCTTGCCATGCTACCAGAGGTGCATCTTTGACCCTGCAGTCGTCAAGTCAAGCTTTGACCCGTCCACGTTGCCCTTTAGAGTTTCTCAGGCCCTGCTTCATTCTGGTGCACTGCCAGCCAAAAAATCTCCTTAAGCTATCTGCGTCTGTGCCTGCATATGTTGCATGCACAGCAGTAGTTTCCTCTCTGGATTCTTCTTCTCTTACATTTCCTGGGACATTTCCGGTTGCGACAGATGTATGTAGGACCCTGCTGAGCGCTGCCCTGGCGACTCTGGGCTTCATTCTCTTCATTTTCGTCCTCTTCTTCCGATACTGCAGAGTCTTGACTACTTTCACTGTGTCCAGCACTGTTTTCAGTATCCTTTGAGTCTTCACTGTCACTATCGAGATCATCAGACTCTTCTTCGGGCTCTTCTATTCTCTCTTGGTTCATCTCTGCTTCCACCACAGCCATCCTGGTATTAGCATCTATGATCATCTGATGCTGCGCACGTAGATGGATTTCTTGTAAGTTAAttatcgcctccttttccatatTAAATCTTCTCAGTTCCTCGTTCTCTTTCTCCAGATCAGAGATTCCAGTCTGCAATTGTAAAATTCTCTGCTCGAAAGCGACTGTATCTTTATCCCATTGATAGATGTCCTTCACAAGCTCCTGGTTCTCATTTTCCAATGTTTCTATTATCCCTCTCAGTCGTGTATTTTCCATCTCCTGCAGGGATTTTTcttcttgaatgc comes from the Macrobrachium nipponense isolate FS-2020 chromosome 34, ASM1510439v2, whole genome shotgun sequence genome and includes:
- the LOC135207772 gene encoding uncharacterized protein MG328-like, coding for MASECVDDDDLKLRGELDIWKHGFYMAEQKNQKLREELTYRKDAEESLQQRVCDLEKRLANEKARHFNDLLHNVKIQEDKFMKKDSEAKNVIDQLKREVELYLHERKKFMEREHELVEEINIKSEKEASLQRTIKSLEGDLTTHREALKKLNEDKMLLISRQENEIDELVEKFHRTLTLTNLERDQLKQVKESIQEEKSLQEMENTRLRGIIETLENENQELVKDIYQWDKDTVAFEQRILQLQTGISDLEKENEELRRFNMEKEAIINLQEIHLRAQHQMIIDANTRMAVVEAEMNQERIEEPEEESDDLDSDSEDSKDTENSAGHSESSQDSAVSEEEDENEENEAQSRQGSAQQGPTYICRNRKCPRKCKRRRIQRGNYCCACNICRHRRR